The following are encoded together in the Nitrosarchaeum sp. genome:
- a CDS encoding 50S ribosomal protein L2: MGKRPLVRRRGRGGFQFRSTSTGKVGSKAKYPRFSLSEQHEGLVIDLVHERGREAPLAKIRFEDGSVSFMPAVLGTKVGETFQFGLKSKIEKGNVISVQNIPDGTIVCNVEKHFGDGGAIVKSAGTNATIFSHGEEGVTIKLPSGKFTTLNPKNRAMIGTLAGGGAGERFFMSAGNKWRSFRAKGKKFPIVRGVAQAAYVHPHGGGRHQHVGQSSTVSRNAPPGAKVGSIAARKTGRARIKERK; this comes from the coding sequence TTGGGTAAGAGACCATTAGTAAGAAGACGTGGCCGTGGAGGATTTCAATTTAGATCTACTTCTACTGGTAAAGTAGGCAGTAAAGCAAAATATCCTCGATTTTCGTTATCTGAGCAACATGAAGGGTTAGTAATTGATCTAGTACATGAGCGTGGTAGAGAAGCACCACTAGCTAAAATACGATTTGAAGATGGCTCAGTCTCGTTTATGCCTGCAGTTCTTGGTACTAAAGTGGGTGAAACTTTTCAATTTGGATTAAAATCAAAAATCGAAAAAGGAAACGTAATCAGCGTTCAAAACATCCCTGATGGAACTATTGTTTGTAATGTCGAAAAACATTTTGGTGATGGCGGTGCTATAGTAAAGTCAGCAGGAACAAATGCAACTATTTTCTCTCACGGTGAAGAGGGAGTTACAATAAAACTTCCATCTGGAAAATTCACTACACTTAATCCAAAGAACAGGGCAATGATTGGAACTTTGGCAGGTGGTGGAGCTGGTGAACGATTCTTTATGAGTGCAGGTAACAAATGGCGTAGTTTTAGAGCAAAGGGAAAGAAATTCCCTATAGTAAGAGGTGTAGCACAAGCAGCTTATGTTCACCCACACGGTGGTGGAAGACACCAACACGTTGGACAAAGTTCTACTGTTTCTCGTAACGCTCCACCTGGAGCTAAAGTAGGTAGCATTGCTGCAAGAAAAACTGGTAGAGCTAGAATTAAAGAAAGAAAGTAA